One window from the genome of Daphnia pulex isolate KAP4 chromosome 9, ASM2113471v1 encodes:
- the LOC124202735 gene encoding uncharacterized protein LOC124202735, which yields MAHTNENIIRAEAIVKDCFTASLLAGDRNGIRERLSRILPAGAYPLCNLRGGYDPTQSGPSGSGYTTRHQPMRRRGAPYGARPPPSIPMAYLSAAQRDELQQLEQEKSRQILARAEAREAGSFIAQEERRLATMANINLQQAELDRQKAALQRPPSFIPGKRTAFSPGQQTSSLTPQIPLLKITIPATSTTDAESQLLASPSKDVTMKDKTSERSEELFGPSTPITVSDDVTLTK from the coding sequence ATGGCCCACACGAACGAAAACATCATCAGAGCAGAGGCCATTGTAAAAGACTGCTTCACTGCCTCGCTCCTAGCCGGAGATCGGAACGGCATCCGCGAGAGACTCTCCCGGATTCTCCCAGCAGGAGCGTATCCACTCTGCAACCTCCGGGGCGGATATGATCCTACCCAATCCGGGCCCTCCGGATCTGGATATACAACCCGACATCAACCCATGAGACGCCGGGGAGCTCCATATGGAGCCAGACCTCCACCATCCATTCCGATGGCTTATCTCTCAGCCGCCCAACGAGACGAACTGCAACAACTGGAGCAAGAAAAAAGCAGACAAATATTGGCCCGGGCTGAAGCACGGGAAGCTGGCAGCTTCATCGCTCAAGAGGAGCGCCGACTGGCTACCATGGCGAATATCAACCTACAACAGGCCGAATTGGACCGCCAAAAAGCGGCTCTCCAACGTCCACCATCATTCATCCCTGGTAAACGAACTGCATTCAGCCCAGGACAGCAAACGTCATCACTGACCCCACAGATTCCACTgctaaaaattacaattccgGCCACTTCAACTACGGACGCCGAAAGCCAACTCTTGGCATCACCAAGCAAGGACGTTACAATGAAAGACAAAACTTCTGAACGATCCGAAGAACTTTTTGGCCCGAGTACACCAATTACCGTTTCGGATGATGTAACACtcacaaaataa